One genomic region from Quercus robur chromosome 4, dhQueRobu3.1, whole genome shotgun sequence encodes:
- the LOC126724447 gene encoding uncharacterized protein LOC126724447, translating to MNLNPWAGCEGYAECERALDQNGRQVLFKCRHGKYWYLGDRVLPQVEHVYPPTTIPTPPCLTVRLAKLLADEEIARACDGYIVARVKGNYSEFVRDHLQSCLVDRMVDVDLVEESVWMIGSLQSLAYTQSSQYVITDSNWAL from the exons ATGAACTTAAATCCTTGGGCTGGATGTGAGGGGTATGCTGAGTGTGAGCGGGCTCTAGATCAAAATGGCCGCCAAGTATTGTTTAAATGTAGGCATGGAAAGTACTGGTATCTTGGTGATCGGGTGTTGCCCCAAGTTGAACATGTCTATCCTCCTACCACAATTCCAACTCCTCCTTGTCTCACTGTTCGGTTGGCTAAACTCCTGGCTGATGAAGAGATTGCTCGGGCCTGTGATGGCTATATTGTTGCAAGAGTAAAAGGAAATTACTCTGAATTTGTTCGGGATCACTTGCAAAGTTGCTTAGTTGATAGAATG GTTGATGTGGATCTTGTGGAAGAAAGCGTGTGGATGATTGGAAGTTTGCAGTCATTGGCTTATACCCAGTCCTCCCAATATGTGATCACTGATTCTAACTGG GCACTTTGA